TCCTTGCGCTCTTTTTCCACGCATGTAGACTAACCAGCACGACACATCGAAGTGGCGTCTGATCCGGCTCTCCGGCCAGTGGCTCTTCGAACCTTCTTCACCACTCCCTGCACCCGAGAGAAGGAACCATGAAACGAATGCCCCTTGCGATCGCCGCGGCCCTCGCCGCGGCCCTCGCGCTCACCAGCTGCAGCGGCGGAGCCGCACCGACTCCGTCCGACGGCAGCGGCGTGGACAGCCCTGACGCCCTGAACATCGGCAACTTCCTCGACGTCACGTCGTGGGACCCGTCGCTCGCCGACATCGGCTTCGACGGACCGTACCTGTCCGCCGTCTACGACGCCCTGATCGCCCTCGACAAGGACGGCAACCCGATCCCGTCGCTCGCGACCGCGTGGACCGTCGCTGACGACGACCTCAGCATCGACCTCGACATCCGCACCGACGCCGTGTTCAGTGACGGCACACCGGTCGACGCCGACGCCGTGGTCAAGAGCCTCGAGTACCTCAAGGCCGGAGCTCGGTCGGGGGAGGCCTACCTCAACGTCTCCTCGTTCGAGAAGGTCGACGATGACACGATCAGCATCACGCTCACGCAGCGCGATGACACGATCCTGTATCTGATGGGCCTCGGTCGCAGCTACGTCATGTCTCCGGCATCCATCGACGCCGACTCGCTCGGCAAGGAGCCGATCGGCTCCGGACCGTACGTGCTCGACAGCGCGACCAGCGTCGCCGGCGCGGAGTACCACTTCACCAAGGTCGCCGACCATTGGGACGCCAAGACATACCCCTTCGCCGAGCTCTCGATCTTCCCGATCACGGATGCCACGGCACGCCACAACGCGATGCTCAGCGGACAGATCAACGTGCAGTACGGGGATGTCGCGAACCTCGAGCAGGCCGACCAGCAGGGGTGGAACGTCGCACAGCGCGTCTCCGGCTGGGCTGGTCTCGTGATCACCGACCACACCGGCGCCAAGAGCGAACCCCTCGGCAAGCTCGAAGTGCGCCAGGCCTTGAACTATGCCTTCGACGGCGCCGCAGTGCTCGCCGCGGTCGGCAGTGGGGCAGGGGTCGCGACCAATCAGGTGTTCCCCGACGGCGGTACCATCAACGATCCGTCGCTGAACGAGACCTACGCCTACAACATCGACAAGGCCAAGGAACTGCTGGCAGAGGCCGGCTACCCCGACGGCTTCGAGATCTCGATGCCCATGTCGCCGATCTTCGAGATGTGGAAGCCCTCTGCGGAGCAGGCCCTCAACGAGCTCGGCATCACCGTCACCTGGGACAACATGCAGATGCCGGACTACCAGCTGAACGCGCCGAACTACCCGATGTTCATCTCGT
The sequence above is drawn from the Candidatus Microbacterium colombiense genome and encodes:
- a CDS encoding ABC transporter substrate-binding protein, coding for MKRMPLAIAAALAAALALTSCSGGAAPTPSDGSGVDSPDALNIGNFLDVTSWDPSLADIGFDGPYLSAVYDALIALDKDGNPIPSLATAWTVADDDLSIDLDIRTDAVFSDGTPVDADAVVKSLEYLKAGARSGEAYLNVSSFEKVDDDTISITLTQRDDTILYLMGLGRSYVMSPASIDADSLGKEPIGSGPYVLDSATSVAGAEYHFTKVADHWDAKTYPFAELSIFPITDATARHNAMLSGQINVQYGDVANLEQADQQGWNVAQRVSGWAGLVITDHTGAKSEPLGKLEVRQALNYAFDGAAVLAAVGSGAGVATNQVFPDGGTINDPSLNETYAYNIDKAKELLAEAGYPDGFEISMPMSPIFEMWKPSAEQALNELGITVTWDNMQMPDYQLNAPNYPMFISFLAMDGNDVATVSRQLTSVQWFNPEPDYAKNEVIAPLVEKVQSARGDEQTAAIQELNQALVDQAWWSVWYQANNIYYTAAGIQLQPVVGMMFPTLRYITQG